A single window of Pseudoduganella plicata DNA harbors:
- a CDS encoding Re/Si-specific NAD(P)(+) transhydrogenase subunit alpha, with the protein MRIGIPAETRPGETRVAATPETVKKLAAKHQVVVQAGAGAQASIPDDAFVVAGASIVGAVEALGAEIVLKVRAPDADERTQMRQGAVLIGMLNPFDADNTAAMAASGLSAFALEAVPRITRAQSMDVLSSQANIAGYKAVMVAANTYQRFMPMLMTAAGTVKAARVLIMGVGVAGLQAIATAKRLGAVIEASDVRPPVKEQVESLGARFIDVPFLTDEEREIAQGVGGYARPMPADWMRRQAELVHERAKLADIVITTALIPGRPAPVLIGEETVKAMKPGSVIVDLAVEQGGNCPLSELNKTVVRHGVHIVGEPNLACHVAADASALYARNVLDFLKLILDKEDKLTIDREDEIIRATLVSHAGDVLRK; encoded by the coding sequence ATGAGAATAGGGATTCCGGCCGAAACGCGGCCGGGGGAGACCCGGGTGGCGGCAACGCCCGAGACAGTCAAAAAGCTCGCAGCAAAGCATCAGGTAGTCGTCCAGGCCGGCGCCGGCGCGCAGGCGTCGATCCCGGACGACGCGTTCGTGGTCGCCGGCGCGTCCATCGTCGGCGCGGTGGAGGCGCTGGGCGCCGAGATCGTGCTGAAGGTGCGCGCGCCAGATGCCGACGAGCGCACGCAGATGCGCCAGGGCGCCGTCCTGATCGGCATGCTCAACCCGTTCGATGCGGACAACACGGCGGCCATGGCCGCCAGCGGCCTGTCCGCCTTTGCGCTCGAAGCGGTGCCGCGCATCACGCGCGCCCAGTCGATGGACGTGCTGTCGTCCCAGGCCAATATCGCCGGCTACAAGGCCGTCATGGTGGCCGCCAACACGTATCAGCGCTTCATGCCGATGCTGATGACGGCCGCCGGCACCGTCAAGGCGGCGCGCGTATTGATCATGGGTGTCGGCGTCGCCGGCCTGCAGGCCATCGCCACGGCCAAGCGCCTGGGCGCCGTCATCGAGGCGTCCGATGTGCGGCCACCCGTGAAGGAGCAGGTCGAATCGCTGGGCGCCAGATTCATCGACGTGCCGTTCCTGACCGACGAGGAACGGGAGATCGCGCAGGGTGTGGGCGGCTACGCCCGGCCGATGCCGGCCGACTGGATGCGCCGCCAGGCCGAACTGGTCCACGAACGGGCCAAACTGGCGGACATCGTCATCACCACCGCGCTGATCCCCGGCCGCCCCGCGCCCGTGCTGATCGGGGAAGAAACGGTCAAGGCGATGAAGCCCGGCTCCGTCATCGTCGACCTGGCCGTCGAGCAGGGCGGCAACTGCCCGCTGTCCGAGCTGAATAAAACCGTCGTCAGACACGGCGTGCATATCGTTGGCGAACCTAACCTGGCCTGCCACGTGGCGGCCGACGCGTCGGCGCTGTATGCGCGCAATGTGCTCGACTTCCTCAAACTCATCCTCGACAAGGAGGACAAGCTGACGATCGACCGCGAGGACGAGATCATCCGGGCGACCCTTGTCAGCCATGCCGGCGACGTGCTGAGAAAATAA
- a CDS encoding catecholate siderophore receptor Fiu produces the protein MAHIKSRRLAPTRLQMSTVLATLMLPVVAQAGDGAPAADEAAAARPIEVVVGGSKVNEFKADRAGSLKYTEKLVDTPQTLTVIKRELIEQQGAQTLTEALRNTPGVGAFFLGENGNTNTGDAIFMRGFDSSGSIYVDGVRDIGSISRDVFNVEQIDVLKGPAGTDSGRGSPTGSINMNSKQAQMQDGLSTSVKAGSGKQKRATADINRVLNAESGTAFRLNVMAQDSGNAARDVVENKRWGVAPTLAFGLNGPTRLHLSYLHVKQNNIPDGGVPTIGLPGYTSPDSTNKDPAKRRPYLTNAPMVDPQGFYGVLTDHDDVTADMATVRIEHDFSPTLKLQNTARYGKTKQDYLLTAFMGSAANLVTEPPLANPADPDTWRMKRTNRTVKDQENTVMTNQTVLTSEFATGELRHTMVAGLEFISEKQTSVGYVGLGTLTETSLYHPNPAVLPSDLRPVRSGVGSRGTTDTQALYVFDTVKIGERWMVHGGVRADHYNTDFFGTTLSTATAQPQLPVGTVMPTTLKANDTLVNGKLSVLYKPTPDSSVYATVATSQQPPGGSNFSLSASANSASNPNYDPQKTTTKEIGTKWEFFKQKLALNAAIYDTTVRNEIEQDTTDTSVYYQTGKKSVKGIEISVTGELARNWLVSAGYTHMKTEVESGKVITASGVNQLSYTPKDAFTSWTSYTLPFGLKIGGGARYQGKLMRGTDGAVGTPAYAESYWVADAMAEYAINKNIDLRLNVYNLTDKEYVAAINKSGYRYTPGQPRSASVTATFRF, from the coding sequence ATGGCACATATCAAGAGCCGCAGGCTGGCCCCGACCCGACTCCAGATGAGCACTGTGCTGGCAACGCTGATGCTGCCGGTGGTGGCGCAGGCCGGAGACGGCGCTCCTGCGGCCGATGAGGCGGCAGCAGCACGGCCGATCGAAGTCGTGGTCGGCGGCAGCAAGGTCAACGAATTCAAGGCCGACCGGGCCGGCTCGCTCAAATACACGGAAAAGCTGGTCGATACGCCGCAGACGCTGACCGTCATCAAGCGTGAGCTGATCGAGCAGCAAGGCGCGCAGACGCTGACGGAAGCGCTGCGCAACACGCCGGGGGTGGGTGCATTCTTCCTGGGCGAGAACGGCAACACGAATACCGGCGACGCCATCTTCATGCGCGGCTTCGATTCGTCAGGCAGCATCTATGTGGACGGTGTGCGCGACATCGGCTCGATCTCGCGCGACGTCTTCAACGTCGAACAGATCGACGTGCTGAAAGGCCCGGCCGGTACCGACAGCGGCCGCGGCTCGCCGACGGGCTCCATCAACATGAACTCCAAGCAGGCGCAGATGCAGGATGGGCTCTCGACCAGCGTCAAGGCCGGCAGCGGCAAGCAGAAACGCGCCACCGCCGACATCAATCGCGTGCTGAACGCGGAGAGCGGCACGGCGTTCCGCCTGAACGTGATGGCGCAGGACAGCGGCAACGCGGCGCGCGACGTGGTGGAGAACAAGCGCTGGGGCGTGGCGCCGACGCTGGCCTTCGGCCTGAACGGCCCGACCCGCCTGCACCTGTCGTACCTGCACGTCAAACAGAACAATATCCCCGACGGCGGCGTGCCGACGATCGGCCTGCCCGGCTATACCAGCCCGGACAGCACCAACAAGGACCCGGCCAAGCGCCGCCCGTACCTGACCAATGCGCCGATGGTCGACCCGCAAGGCTTCTATGGCGTGCTGACGGACCACGACGACGTGACGGCCGACATGGCAACCGTGCGCATCGAACACGACTTCTCGCCCACGCTGAAGCTGCAGAACACGGCCCGCTATGGCAAGACGAAGCAGGATTACCTGCTGACGGCGTTCATGGGTTCGGCCGCCAACCTCGTGACCGAACCGCCGCTGGCGAATCCCGCCGATCCGGACACGTGGCGGATGAAGCGTACCAATCGCACCGTCAAGGACCAGGAAAACACCGTCATGACGAACCAGACAGTGCTGACGAGCGAATTCGCCACGGGCGAACTGCGTCACACGATGGTCGCCGGCCTGGAATTCATCAGCGAGAAGCAGACCAGCGTCGGCTACGTTGGCCTGGGCACGCTGACGGAAACGTCCCTGTACCACCCGAATCCTGCGGTCCTGCCGTCGGATCTGCGCCCCGTGCGCAGTGGCGTGGGCAGCCGTGGTACCACCGACACGCAGGCCCTGTACGTGTTCGACACCGTCAAGATCGGCGAACGCTGGATGGTGCATGGCGGCGTGCGCGCCGACCACTACAACACGGACTTCTTTGGCACGACGCTGTCGACGGCCACGGCGCAGCCGCAACTGCCGGTGGGCACCGTCATGCCGACGACGTTGAAGGCCAACGACACGCTGGTCAACGGCAAGCTGTCGGTGCTGTACAAGCCGACGCCGGACAGCAGCGTTTACGCCACCGTCGCCACGTCGCAGCAGCCGCCGGGTGGCTCGAACTTCAGCCTGTCCGCCTCGGCCAACAGCGCGTCGAACCCGAACTACGATCCGCAGAAGACGACGACGAAGGAAATCGGCACCAAGTGGGAGTTCTTCAAGCAGAAGCTGGCGCTGAACGCGGCGATCTACGACACCACCGTGCGCAACGAGATCGAACAGGATACGACCGATACGAGCGTCTACTATCAGACCGGCAAGAAGAGCGTCAAAGGCATCGAGATCAGCGTCACGGGCGAGCTGGCGCGCAACTGGCTGGTCAGCGCGGGTTATACGCACATGAAGACGGAAGTCGAAAGCGGCAAGGTCATCACGGCTTCCGGCGTCAACCAGCTGTCGTACACGCCGAAAGACGCGTTCACCAGCTGGACGTCGTACACGCTGCCGTTCGGCCTGAAGATTGGCGGCGGCGCACGCTACCAGGGCAAGCTGATGCGCGGCACCGACGGCGCCGTCGGCACGCCGGCCTACGCCGAGAGCTACTGGGTCGCCGATGCGATGGCCGAATATGCGATCAACAAGAACATCGACCTGCGCCTGAACGTCTACAACCTGACGGACAAGGAATACGTCGCGGCAATCAACAAGAGCGGCTACCGCTACACGCCAGGCCAGCCCCGTTCGGCCAGCGTGACGGCAACCTTCCGCTTCTGA
- a CDS encoding proton-translocating transhydrogenase family protein, which translates to MEVSHTIINLIIFVLAIYVGYHVVWNVTPALHTPLMAVTNAVSAIIIVGAMLAAGLTEGLIGQVAGTVAVALAAVNVFGGFLVTQRMLEMFRKKDKKEGGR; encoded by the coding sequence ATGGAAGTCAGCCACACCATCATCAACCTGATCATCTTCGTGCTGGCGATCTACGTGGGCTACCACGTGGTCTGGAACGTCACGCCGGCGCTGCATACGCCGCTGATGGCCGTCACCAACGCCGTCTCCGCCATCATCATCGTCGGCGCCATGCTGGCCGCCGGCCTGACGGAAGGGCTCATCGGCCAGGTCGCAGGTACCGTCGCCGTTGCGCTGGCCGCCGTCAATGTGTTCGGCGGCTTCCTTGTCACCCAGCGCATGCTGGAGATGTTCCGTAAAAAAGATAAAAAAGAAGGAGGCAGATAA
- a CDS encoding glutathione S-transferase has product MIVVHHLNNSRSQRVLWLLEELGLPYEVVRYQRDAKTMLAPPELKGVHPLGKSPVIVDGECKVAESGAIIEYLLDKYDGREGRGALQPERGTPEKRRLTYFLHYAEGSMMAPLLMKLIFDRVESGPAPFFVKPIARGIAQKVKGSYIQPQINQHLAYLEGELRERSWFAGDTFSAADIQMSFPLEAAAARGGLDERFPKLKSFLDRIHARPAYQRALAQGGPYELLR; this is encoded by the coding sequence ATGATCGTCGTCCATCACCTGAACAATTCCCGTTCGCAGCGCGTGCTGTGGCTGCTGGAAGAGCTGGGGCTGCCTTATGAAGTGGTGCGCTACCAGCGCGATGCGAAAACGATGCTGGCGCCGCCGGAGCTGAAAGGGGTGCATCCGCTGGGCAAATCGCCCGTGATCGTGGACGGCGAATGCAAGGTGGCCGAGTCGGGTGCGATCATCGAATACCTTCTGGACAAGTACGATGGGCGGGAAGGGCGCGGCGCATTGCAGCCCGAACGGGGCACGCCGGAAAAACGGCGACTGACCTATTTCCTGCATTACGCCGAGGGCTCGATGATGGCCCCGCTGCTGATGAAACTGATTTTCGACCGCGTCGAGAGCGGTCCTGCGCCGTTTTTCGTCAAGCCCATCGCCCGCGGCATCGCGCAAAAGGTCAAGGGCAGCTATATCCAGCCACAGATCAACCAGCACCTGGCTTACCTGGAAGGGGAGCTGCGCGAGCGATCGTGGTTTGCCGGCGACACGTTTTCGGCGGCCGATATCCAGATGAGCTTCCCGCTGGAAGCGGCGGCAGCGCGGGGCGGGCTCGACGAGCGCTTCCCGAAACTGAAGTCCTTCCTCGACCGTATCCACGCACGCCCGGCATATCAACGCGCGCTGGCGCAGGGCGGCCCGTATGAATTGCTGCGTTGA
- a CDS encoding NUDIX hydrolase, producing the protein MPRTWKPNVTVAAVIERDGKFLLIEEETSDGIRLNQPAGHLDPHESLEEAVIRETLEETAHEFTPTALVGMYMSRYRSARTGELVTYLRFAFCGVVGQELDRPLDEGILRTMWLTRDEIAACRERHRSPLLLTCVDEYLAGKRAPLALLHTHSSVYEEL; encoded by the coding sequence ATGCCGCGTACCTGGAAACCCAATGTGACCGTTGCCGCCGTGATCGAGCGGGATGGCAAGTTTCTGCTGATTGAAGAAGAAACCAGCGACGGCATCCGCCTGAACCAGCCTGCGGGCCACCTCGATCCCCACGAATCGCTGGAGGAAGCCGTGATCCGCGAAACGCTGGAGGAAACGGCGCACGAATTCACGCCCACCGCGCTGGTGGGGATGTACATGTCGCGCTACCGGTCGGCCCGCACGGGCGAGCTGGTGACGTATCTGCGCTTTGCGTTTTGCGGCGTCGTGGGCCAGGAACTGGACCGCCCGCTGGACGAGGGCATCCTGCGCACAATGTGGCTTACACGCGACGAAATTGCCGCGTGCCGCGAGCGTCACCGCAGTCCGCTGCTGCTGACCTGCGTCGATGAATACCTGGCGGGCAAGCGCGCGCCCTTGGCCCTGCTGCACACCCACTCTTCCGTCTACGAAGAGCTTTGA
- a CDS encoding 5'-3' exonuclease, with protein MGRLLAIDGLNIVRRVYEASPEPDSDLKAEIALRHALNSFRTLINGHEPTHVLPAFDFGGTTWRHALYGGYRESRAPMPSPLRAALPGFYATLEKFGLRPVSLAEVEADDVIGTVVTRWLSENRGEAVVASTDKDLHCLIADGARVWDHFRSEWHDAAWVENKWGVPPAQLPDLLALMGDATDSVPGVSKVGLKTAARLLRTYGTLDGIMAGAGILKDTVGEALRKERDMLYLSRQLVQLKTDVRVGVSWNMLVWDKS; from the coding sequence ATGGGTAGACTGCTTGCCATCGACGGCCTGAACATCGTACGCCGCGTGTACGAGGCCAGCCCGGAACCCGATTCCGACCTGAAGGCGGAGATCGCGCTGCGTCACGCGCTGAACTCGTTCCGCACGCTGATCAACGGCCACGAGCCCACGCACGTGCTGCCCGCGTTCGACTTCGGTGGCACTACGTGGCGCCATGCGCTGTACGGTGGGTACCGCGAGTCGCGCGCGCCGATGCCGTCGCCATTGCGCGCCGCGCTGCCGGGGTTTTACGCGACATTGGAGAAGTTCGGCCTGCGGCCCGTGTCGCTGGCGGAGGTGGAGGCGGACGACGTGATCGGCACCGTCGTCACGCGCTGGCTGAGTGAAAACCGCGGCGAGGCGGTGGTGGCCAGTACCGACAAGGACCTGCATTGCCTGATCGCCGACGGCGCCCGCGTGTGGGACCACTTCCGCAGCGAGTGGCACGATGCGGCGTGGGTGGAGAACAAATGGGGCGTGCCGCCGGCGCAGCTGCCGGACCTGCTGGCGCTGATGGGCGATGCGACCGACAGTGTGCCGGGCGTGTCGAAAGTGGGACTGAAGACGGCGGCGCGCCTGCTGCGCACCTACGGTACGCTGGACGGCATCATGGCCGGTGCCGGCATCCTGAAGGATACGGTGGGCGAGGCGCTGCGCAAGGAGCGGGATATGTTGTATCTTTCCCGTCAGCTGGTGCAACTGAAAACGGATGTGCGTGTCGGTGTCAGCTGGAATATGCTTGTATGGGACAAGAGCTGA
- a CDS encoding response regulator → MLKAVIIDSSAVARGLLQTVLQDGSYDVVGQAHTCASGTVLLIKHHPQIICIARDAIEADIKGAEEMRRNYPKSLMFMVSSEFDADTVQRAHAMGINGFIVKPFNADTVLKTIRNTVIAMVNRQRKALAEAQAAQPPAAPSAGDQA, encoded by the coding sequence ATGCTCAAGGCAGTGATTATCGACAGCAGCGCGGTGGCGCGCGGCCTCCTCCAAACGGTGCTGCAGGACGGCAGCTACGACGTGGTCGGCCAGGCGCATACGTGCGCCAGCGGTACCGTCCTGCTGATCAAGCACCACCCGCAGATCATCTGCATCGCCCGCGACGCGATCGAGGCGGACATCAAGGGCGCGGAGGAGATGCGGCGTAATTATCCGAAATCGCTGATGTTCATGGTCTCCAGCGAATTCGACGCGGACACCGTGCAGCGGGCCCACGCGATGGGCATCAACGGTTTTATCGTCAAGCCGTTCAATGCCGACACGGTCCTGAAAACCATCCGCAATACCGTGATCGCGATGGTCAACCGGCAGCGAAAAGCGCTGGCCGAAGCGCAGGCGGCGCAGCCGCCCGCGGCACCGTCAGCCGGCGACCAAGCCTGA
- the mnmA gene encoding tRNA 2-thiouridine(34) synthase MnmA produces MSKKKVVIGMSGGVDSSVAAWLLKEQGYEVIGLFMKNWEDDDDSEYCSTRQDWIDAASVADVIGVDIEAVNFSAEYKDRVFAEFLREYQAGRTPNPDVLCNAEIKFKAFLDHAMHLGADLIATGHYARVRQNESNGRFELLKALDHTKDQSYFLHRLNQAQLSKTLFPLGEIPKTEVRRIAEELKLPNAAKKDSTGICFIGERPFREFLNRYLSYKPGPMKTPDGKVVGEHVGLSFYTLGQRKGIGIGGVKTYQNADGSSDAWYVARKDVANNTLWVVQGHDHPWLLSSTLAADQASWIAGVPPDAARIAAKTRYRQADVVCDVTPQGDGSFNLGFVDAQWAVTPGQSAVLYDGDVCLGGGIIAGSGLVAG; encoded by the coding sequence ATGAGCAAGAAAAAAGTCGTGATCGGCATGTCCGGCGGCGTGGACTCCTCGGTCGCGGCATGGCTGCTGAAGGAACAGGGCTATGAAGTCATCGGCCTGTTCATGAAGAACTGGGAAGACGACGACGATTCCGAATACTGCTCCACGCGCCAGGACTGGATCGACGCGGCCAGCGTGGCCGACGTGATCGGCGTGGACATCGAGGCCGTCAACTTCTCCGCCGAATACAAGGACCGCGTGTTCGCGGAATTCCTGCGCGAATACCAGGCAGGCCGCACGCCCAACCCGGACGTGCTGTGCAACGCCGAGATCAAGTTCAAGGCATTCCTCGACCATGCGATGCACCTGGGCGCCGACCTGATCGCCACGGGCCATTACGCGCGCGTGCGCCAGAACGAAAGCAATGGCCGCTTCGAACTGCTCAAGGCGCTGGACCATACCAAGGACCAGAGCTACTTCCTGCACCGCCTGAACCAGGCGCAGTTGTCGAAAACCCTGTTCCCGCTGGGCGAGATCCCGAAAACGGAAGTGCGCCGCATTGCCGAAGAGCTGAAGCTGCCGAATGCGGCCAAGAAGGATTCGACCGGCATCTGCTTCATCGGCGAGCGCCCGTTCCGCGAATTCCTGAACCGCTACCTGTCCTATAAACCGGGGCCGATGAAGACGCCGGACGGCAAGGTCGTGGGCGAGCACGTGGGCCTGTCGTTCTACACCCTCGGCCAGCGCAAGGGCATCGGCATCGGCGGCGTCAAGACGTACCAGAACGCCGACGGCAGCAGCGACGCATGGTACGTGGCGCGCAAGGACGTGGCGAACAATACGCTGTGGGTGGTGCAGGGCCACGATCATCCGTGGCTGCTGTCGTCGACGCTGGCGGCCGACCAGGCCAGCTGGATCGCCGGTGTGCCGCCGGATGCCGCCCGCATCGCCGCCAAGACGCGCTATCGCCAGGCCGACGTCGTGTGCGACGTGACGCCGCAGGGCGACGGCAGTTTCAACCTCGGGTTCGTCGACGCGCAGTGGGCCGTCACGCCGGGCCAGTCGGCCGTGCTGTACGACGGCGACGTCTGCCTCGGCGGCGGCATTATCGCCGGTTCAGGCTTGGTCGCCGGCTGA